One window of Chloroflexus aggregans DSM 9485 genomic DNA carries:
- the nuoH gene encoding NADH-quinone oxidoreductase subunit NuoH → MDWLTILIIVIQCFVITLAVTTAFAYLTLFERRLLARLQNRVGPNRAGPAGFLQPAADAVKLFFKEDIVPALADKPVYLLAPALAVIPALIIWAVIPFGCLNLNWDYQACYDPNRTNLWNILQITDLNIGVLYILAITSIGVYGITLAGWASNNKYSMLGGIRSSAQLISYELALGCAVLSVVMTYGTLSTHEIIAQQRGWLWGIIPQLLGFFLYMIAATAEVVRAPFDLVEAEQELTGGYNTEYGSMKFALFFMAEYIKLIAVSALAVTFFFGGWHFPGLDILGREVTALAGPVAGSIVFGIVSLGSFLLKVVVFLFISVWVRASWPRLRYDRLMDLGWKWLLPLGLLNLAYTAVVIVLVPDRVVHSWILFGLGALTIAIAIGFNRTPKPVDNVTLVSDIQLPHGN, encoded by the coding sequence ATGGATTGGCTTACCATTCTGATTATCGTTATTCAATGTTTTGTGATCACGCTGGCCGTGACTACCGCCTTTGCCTATCTAACCCTGTTCGAGCGGCGGTTGTTGGCCCGCTTGCAAAACCGTGTTGGTCCTAACCGGGCCGGGCCGGCCGGTTTTTTACAACCGGCCGCCGATGCGGTCAAGCTGTTCTTCAAAGAGGATATTGTGCCGGCATTGGCTGATAAGCCGGTCTACTTGTTGGCGCCGGCATTAGCAGTGATACCGGCATTGATCATCTGGGCGGTCATCCCGTTTGGTTGTCTCAATCTGAACTGGGATTATCAAGCGTGTTATGATCCCAATCGTACCAATCTGTGGAATATTCTCCAGATTACCGATTTGAATATTGGGGTTCTGTACATTCTCGCGATAACGAGTATTGGTGTGTACGGAATCACGCTGGCCGGTTGGGCTTCAAACAACAAATATTCGATGTTGGGTGGGATCCGTTCCTCGGCTCAGCTCATTTCGTATGAGTTAGCACTGGGATGCGCGGTGCTGAGCGTGGTAATGACATACGGTACGCTCTCGACCCACGAGATCATCGCCCAACAGCGTGGTTGGTTGTGGGGCATCATTCCCCAACTGCTCGGCTTCTTTCTCTATATGATCGCCGCTACTGCCGAAGTGGTGCGGGCACCGTTCGATTTGGTTGAAGCCGAACAAGAGCTGACCGGCGGTTATAACACCGAATACGGCTCGATGAAGTTTGCCCTCTTCTTCATGGCCGAATACATCAAACTGATCGCCGTTTCGGCATTGGCCGTCACCTTCTTCTTCGGTGGTTGGCATTTCCCCGGTCTCGACATTCTCGGCCGTGAAGTGACAGCACTGGCCGGGCCGGTTGCCGGCAGCATTGTCTTCGGGATTGTCTCGCTCGGTTCATTCTTGCTTAAGGTGGTTGTGTTCCTCTTTATTTCGGTGTGGGTCCGGGCTTCGTGGCCACGTCTGCGCTACGACCGTCTGATGGATTTGGGGTGGAAGTGGTTGTTGCCGTTGGGTCTCCTCAATCTCGCCTACACGGCAGTGGTGATTGTGCTCGTTCCCGATCGGGTCGTGCATTCGTGGATCCTGTTCGGCCTCGGTGCGTTGACGATTGCGATTGCGATTGGCTTCAACCGTACTCCCAAACCGGTTGACAATGTGACGTTAGTCAGCGATATTCAATTGCCGCATGGGAATTAG
- a CDS encoding NADH-quinone oxidoreductase subunit C — MNNQTVLAVLRDRVGKEIVAVNEFRGDVSVTLTPSGYLAAAQLLRDDPELAYTFLENLCGVDYLGRKPRFEVVAHLTSMRHRHRVCLKVGCDEPNPTVPSLTPLFPTANYQERETFDLLGITFTGHPSLTRILLPEDWIGHPLRKDYPLGEEEVAFTFNQDRIYAHKPFAKE; from the coding sequence ATGAACAATCAGACGGTGCTCGCCGTATTGCGTGATCGCGTTGGGAAAGAAATTGTGGCCGTGAACGAGTTTCGTGGCGATGTAAGCGTGACGCTGACTCCCTCCGGCTATCTGGCTGCTGCCCAACTTCTCCGTGATGATCCGGAATTGGCCTATACGTTCCTCGAAAATCTGTGTGGCGTTGATTATCTCGGTCGCAAGCCGCGCTTTGAAGTCGTGGCCCATCTGACCAGTATGCGCCATCGCCATCGGGTCTGTCTGAAAGTGGGATGTGATGAGCCGAACCCTACGGTACCCTCGTTAACACCACTGTTCCCGACGGCGAACTATCAGGAGCGTGAAACGTTCGACCTGTTGGGCATTACGTTCACCGGTCACCCTTCGCTGACCCGCATTTTGCTGCCCGAGGACTGGATTGGGCATCCTCTGCGTAAGGATTATCCGTTAGGCGAAGAAGAAGTTGCCTTTACGTTTAATCAGGACCGAATCTACGCGCACAAGCCGTTCGCGAAGGAGTAG
- the nuoF gene encoding NADH-quinone oxidoreductase subunit NuoF codes for MGLTEHIIMRELDIPDISDFAVYRRHGGWEAYRYALTEKTPADIVQMVKDSGLRGRGGAGFPTGMKWSFLPKGVYPRYLLCNCDESEPGTFNNHQIIDKNPHQLIEGVALSAFAIEANTAYIYMRGEFAAAARTLERAIAQAYEAGFLGKNILSTGFDLDIYVHRGAGAYICGEETALMESLEGKIGQPRLKPPFPAVAGLYGKPTIINNVETLANVPRIVEKGVAWYRSHGTEKSPGTKCFSLSGHVNRPGNYELPFGVPLRELIESPEYGGGMKGGRPVKIIIPGGASAPWLTADHLDVPLDYESLAAAGSMLGSGAVIVLNDTVSAPHLAYKMDEFFKHESCGKCTPCREGTHWLVRVLHRMVEEGHATAADIDTLHGIYRQMAGNCFCLLGESAVMPIKSALQLFPHEFEALVKQSSHRNGHHIPLMVHR; via the coding sequence ATGGGGCTGACTGAACATATTATCATGCGGGAGCTTGACATCCCTGATATTTCGGATTTTGCCGTCTATCGGCGTCACGGCGGGTGGGAGGCATATCGCTATGCACTTACCGAGAAGACGCCGGCCGATATTGTGCAAATGGTGAAGGACTCCGGTCTCCGTGGCCGTGGTGGTGCCGGTTTTCCTACCGGGATGAAGTGGAGTTTTTTGCCCAAGGGGGTCTATCCGCGGTATCTCCTCTGCAATTGTGACGAATCGGAGCCGGGAACATTCAACAATCATCAAATTATCGACAAAAATCCCCATCAACTTATTGAAGGCGTTGCTCTCTCCGCTTTTGCCATTGAGGCTAATACAGCATACATCTATATGCGCGGCGAGTTTGCCGCTGCGGCACGGACGCTCGAACGAGCAATTGCTCAGGCCTACGAAGCTGGTTTTCTGGGTAAGAATATTCTCAGTACCGGCTTTGATCTCGATATCTATGTGCATCGCGGTGCCGGTGCATATATTTGCGGTGAAGAAACCGCATTGATGGAGTCGTTGGAAGGTAAAATCGGTCAGCCTCGCTTGAAACCGCCTTTCCCGGCAGTCGCTGGGTTGTATGGTAAGCCGACCATTATCAATAATGTTGAGACCCTGGCAAATGTGCCGCGTATCGTCGAGAAGGGGGTGGCCTGGTATCGTTCACATGGCACCGAGAAAAGCCCCGGTACAAAATGTTTCTCGCTGAGCGGTCATGTGAATCGTCCCGGTAACTACGAGCTACCTTTCGGTGTTCCCCTTCGCGAGTTAATCGAGTCGCCCGAATATGGTGGCGGGATGAAGGGTGGTCGTCCGGTGAAGATTATCATTCCCGGTGGCGCTTCCGCACCATGGTTGACTGCCGACCATCTCGATGTGCCGCTCGATTACGAAAGTTTGGCGGCTGCCGGTTCGATGCTCGGCTCTGGGGCCGTCATTGTGCTCAACGATACCGTCTCGGCTCCGCACCTCGCCTACAAAATGGATGAGTTCTTTAAGCACGAGAGTTGTGGGAAATGTACGCCTTGCCGCGAGGGTACCCATTGGTTGGTGCGCGTACTCCATCGTATGGTGGAGGAAGGTCACGCGACTGCGGCTGATATTGATACCCTCCACGGCATCTATCGCCAAATGGCCGGGAACTGCTTCTGTCTACTTGGTGAGAGTGCGGTGATGCCGATAAAAAGTGCGTTGCAGCTCTTTCCGCACGAATTTGAGGCACTGGTGAAACAGAGCAGCCACCGGAATGGCCACCATATTCCGCTTATGGTTCACCGGTAG
- the nuoE gene encoding NADH-quinone oxidoreductase subunit NuoE, translating to MTLRETHQTEIESIIARYAGKRSAVLPLLYLAQDTYGYLTDDAIREVAAILELPPTDVYEVVGFYTLFYDRPVGTWVLQVCDDVPCCYCGAEELIAALKQTLGINEEETTPDGMFTLQRVKCLAACDRAPVLQANLNYVYDVTPERVQTLLADLRARAAEARKQGVSGRFAEDYEFTRDGRLVQIERFSPYRPREFVSEPPVAPTTPPPAVAPEADAGLERPDTRKASPL from the coding sequence GTGACGCTACGTGAAACTCATCAAACTGAAATCGAGTCGATTATCGCGCGCTACGCCGGTAAGCGCAGTGCAGTCTTGCCATTGTTGTACCTTGCTCAAGATACCTACGGCTATCTCACCGATGATGCTATCCGTGAAGTAGCCGCGATCCTTGAATTACCGCCGACCGATGTCTACGAAGTTGTCGGTTTCTATACACTCTTTTACGACCGTCCCGTTGGGACGTGGGTATTGCAAGTCTGTGATGATGTGCCATGTTGCTATTGTGGCGCTGAAGAGTTGATAGCAGCGCTCAAGCAGACACTTGGCATCAACGAGGAAGAGACAACACCTGATGGTATGTTTACCCTGCAACGGGTGAAGTGTTTGGCCGCCTGTGACCGCGCACCGGTTCTCCAAGCCAACCTCAATTATGTGTATGATGTAACCCCCGAACGAGTGCAGACGTTGCTCGCCGATTTGCGGGCTCGAGCTGCCGAAGCACGCAAACAGGGTGTGAGCGGCCGTTTTGCCGAAGATTATGAGTTTACCCGCGATGGTCGTCTCGTCCAGATCGAACGCTTCTCACCGTATCGGCCACGCGAGTTCGTGAGCGAACCACCGGTTGCACCGACAACACCACCACCGGCGGTGGCTCCTGAGGCTGATGCCGGTCTTGAACGCCCTGATACGCGCAAGGCTTCGCCGTTGTAA
- a CDS encoding NADH-quinone oxidoreductase subunit B, translating into MGIEEKAGNLGIVTTTLETVVNWGRTNAMWPLLFGLACCAIEMMGAQASNYDLSRFGMELNRASPRQADLMIVAGRVSRKMAPVVRRLYDQMPEPKWVIAMGDCAACGGIFNNYAIVQGVDEVVPVDVYVAGCPPRPEALIDGIMMLHQKVMREKLSGKKEAPIRIDQPLVQVK; encoded by the coding sequence ATGGGAATAGAAGAGAAGGCCGGTAATCTTGGTATTGTCACAACGACCCTCGAGACGGTCGTGAATTGGGGCCGTACAAATGCGATGTGGCCGTTGTTGTTCGGGTTAGCCTGTTGTGCTATCGAGATGATGGGTGCGCAGGCGAGTAACTACGACCTCTCACGGTTTGGCATGGAGCTGAACCGTGCGTCTCCCCGCCAAGCCGATCTGATGATTGTCGCCGGACGTGTGTCGCGCAAAATGGCACCGGTCGTGCGTCGTCTGTACGATCAGATGCCTGAACCGAAGTGGGTTATCGCCATGGGCGATTGTGCGGCATGTGGTGGTATCTTTAACAACTACGCCATCGTCCAGGGCGTCGATGAAGTGGTGCCGGTCGATGTCTATGTCGCCGGTTGCCCGCCGCGCCCCGAAGCCTTGATCGATGGCATTATGATGCTGCATCAGAAAGTGATGCGCGAGAAGCTTAGCGGTAAGAAAGAAGCGCCGATCCGCATTGATCAGCCGCTTGTGCAGGTGAAGTAG
- the icd gene encoding NADP-dependent isocitrate dehydrogenase yields the protein MNPTPKGEAIQIVNGRLQVPDHPIIPFVEGDGTGRDIWRASVRVFDAAVALAYGGKRKIEWLEVLAGEKAFQQTGNWLPDETVETFQKYLVGIKGPLTTPVGGGIRSLNVALRKHLDLYVCQRPVRHFAGVPSPVKHPEKVDMVIFRENTEDVYTGIEYRGGSPEAAKIIEFLQREFPKDFAKIRFGTPEQTDEFRRLIGEEPEGKIEVGIGIKPISRIGTERIMAAAIQYAINYKRKSITIMHKGNIQKFTEGAFRDWAYEYAERAFGDYVYTWAQWERTKAARGEAAANAEQKEALASGKILVKDTIADIIFQQVLTRPDEFDVIVAPNLNGDYLSDALAAQVGGIGIAPGGNINYVTGHAIFEATHGTAPKYADLDKVNPGSVILSGEMMLRYMGWTEAADLIIAGLERTIADKTVTYDFARLMEGAREVKTSEFGSLIIANMEKIAAGQVPHPEETFGPEILRRADGKVYPHDSVGAVMTRAVVAVPAEASLRETAIYMRGRNIHSVIVKPDASGQWGIMTMRDVLKKVVREGRAVDGLTVGDLTTRPLLSVSPETPITECAALMVERNIRRLAVVENGEPIGIISETDIFSYVAE from the coding sequence ATGAATCCCACGCCAAAAGGCGAAGCCATTCAAATCGTCAACGGGCGCCTGCAAGTGCCCGATCACCCGATTATTCCTTTCGTTGAAGGTGATGGTACCGGTCGCGATATTTGGCGGGCCAGTGTGCGGGTCTTCGATGCTGCGGTGGCACTGGCTTATGGTGGCAAGCGCAAAATCGAGTGGCTGGAAGTATTGGCCGGCGAAAAGGCCTTCCAACAGACAGGCAACTGGCTACCAGACGAGACCGTTGAGACGTTTCAGAAGTATCTGGTTGGCATCAAGGGACCGCTTACAACACCGGTTGGCGGTGGTATCCGTTCACTCAACGTAGCGCTGCGTAAGCATCTCGACCTGTATGTCTGTCAGCGACCGGTACGGCACTTTGCCGGTGTACCGTCGCCGGTGAAACACCCCGAAAAGGTTGACATGGTCATCTTCCGTGAGAACACGGAGGATGTATACACCGGGATTGAGTATCGTGGTGGTAGTCCAGAGGCGGCCAAAATTATCGAATTCTTACAGCGCGAATTCCCGAAGGATTTCGCGAAGATTCGGTTTGGCACCCCTGAACAGACCGACGAGTTTCGCCGTTTGATCGGTGAGGAACCAGAAGGTAAGATCGAAGTCGGGATTGGCATTAAGCCGATCAGCCGAATCGGTACCGAGCGCATCATGGCGGCGGCTATTCAATACGCGATTAATTACAAGCGGAAGAGCATTACCATTATGCACAAGGGGAACATTCAGAAGTTCACCGAGGGGGCCTTCCGCGATTGGGCGTATGAATATGCCGAGCGAGCTTTCGGTGATTATGTTTATACGTGGGCACAGTGGGAGCGCACGAAAGCGGCGCGTGGCGAAGCAGCAGCTAACGCTGAGCAGAAAGAGGCGCTGGCCAGCGGCAAGATTCTGGTCAAGGACACGATCGCCGACATTATCTTCCAACAAGTGCTGACCCGGCCAGACGAATTTGACGTTATCGTCGCGCCAAACCTCAATGGCGACTACCTCTCGGATGCGTTGGCAGCGCAAGTCGGTGGGATCGGCATCGCACCCGGCGGAAACATCAACTATGTGACCGGTCACGCCATTTTCGAGGCGACCCATGGTACGGCACCGAAGTATGCCGATCTCGACAAGGTGAACCCCGGTTCGGTGATTTTGTCGGGTGAGATGATGCTGCGCTATATGGGTTGGACGGAAGCGGCTGACCTTATTATTGCCGGGCTTGAGCGCACGATTGCCGACAAGACGGTGACGTATGACTTCGCCCGGTTGATGGAAGGGGCACGCGAGGTGAAAACCTCAGAGTTCGGTAGCTTGATCATTGCTAATATGGAGAAGATCGCTGCCGGACAGGTGCCGCACCCCGAAGAGACCTTTGGACCGGAGATTTTGCGCCGGGCCGATGGCAAGGTTTATCCGCACGATAGCGTGGGGGCGGTGATGACGCGGGCCGTGGTGGCCGTGCCGGCTGAGGCGTCGTTGCGCGAAACGGCGATCTATATGCGTGGGCGCAATATCCACTCGGTGATCGTTAAGCCGGATGCGAGTGGGCAGTGGGGCATTATGACCATGCGCGACGTGTTGAAGAAGGTCGTGCGCGAGGGTCGAGCGGTTGATGGTTTGACTGTCGGTGATCTGACAACACGGCCCCTACTGAGTGTTAGCCCGGAGACTCCTATCACTGAGTGCGCTGCGCTGATGGTCGAGCGCAATATTCGTCGGTTGGCGGTGGTTGAGAATGGGGAGCCAATCGGGATTATTTCGGAGACTGATATTTTCAGCTACGTGGCGGAGTAG
- the nuoG gene encoding NADH-quinone oxidoreductase subunit NuoG, which yields MSDVTLTIDGVQVTVPAGTNIVDAARQAGIAIPVFCYHPRLKPVGMCRMCLVQVGTPKIDPATRRPVLDANGQPVIAMMPKLQTACTTPVSPGMVVKTTTEEVKFAQRGILEFLLTSHPLDCPVCDKGGECPLQNLTMGWGPAVSRFDYNDKVHFEKPVKLGDLIYLDRERCILCARCVRFQDEIADDPVLGFDNRGRNWMIISKSDPPFNSKFSGNTTDICPVGALTSSDFRFKARVWELQSKPVICTLCPVGCNLTFDMRHDRLMRVMPRENAAVNDIWICDKGRYGHRFIESPDRLTTPLVRRDGKLVPVSWDEALEVVADQLTIVRARYGGNALAGLAGAQLSNEDLYLFQRLLRELGSENIDTGIGGPAALPPDEIGGVLAPGPETDLSKLGAGAVVLVVGADPEEEAPLYMLRLRGIAQRGGKLIVAGLRPTKLERSATTVVRYAPAGELAFAQGLLKAALENGAKPAALERMQGWHELRRSLSQAKLADFAAACGLSEAALTSIAQSFLTAEHSLIVYGWEARSAGPGLVETLAALMILTGKVGKANNGMIALLAGGNSRGAIEMGVRPDAGPGYEPRKQRGLDANGIWAAAQTGKVRAIWLAGVDPAAKLPAARAALEAAEFVVVQDLFLTASAELADVVLPAASVAEREGSYTNAERRVQRSRQACSPVGEARPDWQIVAAVANALAMVPIGSGRNGAIPVKGEAWEYVVASDVADEIAAQVRGYAGITYAALAATGTGGGWGRQFDDAIYYDGTSYANSEGVGLVLPSLAAMISSRLTFTGATTPFTDERPLLLLEQVLAYDGDRHLRGSKLQGLIPPGYVAISTEDAAKLNIHSGDRVRLTSAAGELVIAARVLADLPAGIVLLPAGLADVAAATIETGPRTRVSLAKVVMG from the coding sequence ATGTCAGATGTGACGCTTACCATCGATGGTGTGCAAGTAACGGTGCCTGCCGGTACCAATATTGTTGACGCAGCCCGTCAGGCGGGAATTGCGATTCCGGTGTTTTGTTACCATCCACGCCTGAAACCGGTCGGCATGTGCCGTATGTGTCTGGTTCAAGTGGGTACGCCAAAGATCGATCCGGCTACACGCCGGCCGGTGCTCGATGCCAACGGTCAACCCGTGATCGCGATGATGCCGAAGTTGCAGACGGCCTGTACTACACCGGTTAGTCCTGGTATGGTGGTAAAAACAACCACCGAAGAGGTAAAGTTTGCCCAGCGTGGTATTCTCGAATTTCTGCTGACCTCACATCCACTCGATTGTCCGGTATGCGATAAGGGCGGTGAGTGCCCGTTGCAGAACCTGACGATGGGTTGGGGGCCGGCAGTTTCACGTTTCGATTACAACGATAAGGTCCATTTTGAAAAGCCGGTTAAGCTCGGCGATCTGATCTATCTCGACCGCGAACGCTGTATTCTCTGTGCGCGCTGCGTGCGTTTCCAAGATGAAATTGCCGATGATCCGGTGCTCGGTTTTGATAATCGCGGTCGTAACTGGATGATTATCTCAAAATCGGACCCACCCTTCAACAGCAAATTTTCCGGTAATACAACCGATATTTGTCCGGTGGGGGCGCTGACTAGCAGTGACTTTCGTTTTAAGGCACGGGTATGGGAGTTGCAGAGTAAGCCGGTGATCTGCACTTTGTGCCCGGTTGGTTGTAATTTGACCTTCGATATGCGTCACGATCGGCTGATGCGGGTAATGCCCCGTGAGAACGCAGCCGTCAATGATATTTGGATCTGTGACAAAGGACGCTATGGCCATCGCTTTATCGAGTCGCCTGACCGCCTGACCACACCGTTAGTACGGCGTGATGGTAAACTGGTTCCGGTCAGTTGGGATGAGGCACTCGAAGTGGTGGCCGATCAATTGACGATTGTTCGGGCGCGTTATGGAGGGAATGCGTTAGCAGGGTTGGCCGGAGCGCAGCTTAGCAACGAGGATCTCTACCTGTTCCAACGCTTGCTACGTGAGCTGGGTAGCGAGAATATTGATACCGGGATCGGTGGACCGGCGGCGTTACCGCCCGATGAGATAGGGGGGGTACTGGCACCTGGCCCAGAGACGGATTTGAGCAAACTGGGTGCCGGAGCGGTGGTGCTGGTGGTAGGCGCCGATCCCGAAGAGGAAGCACCTCTTTATATGTTACGCCTGCGCGGTATTGCTCAGCGTGGCGGTAAACTGATTGTCGCCGGACTACGCCCGACGAAGCTCGAACGTTCGGCAACGACAGTGGTGCGGTATGCACCGGCAGGTGAGCTGGCGTTTGCCCAAGGTTTGCTTAAGGCAGCCTTAGAGAACGGTGCTAAGCCGGCGGCGCTTGAACGGATGCAGGGCTGGCATGAGTTGCGCCGATCATTAAGTCAGGCGAAGCTGGCCGATTTTGCTGCTGCGTGTGGCTTAAGTGAAGCCGCATTGACCTCAATTGCCCAGAGTTTCCTCACTGCCGAGCACAGTCTGATCGTCTACGGTTGGGAAGCGCGGAGTGCCGGTCCGGGCTTGGTCGAGACACTGGCTGCGCTGATGATCTTGACCGGCAAGGTGGGGAAGGCCAATAACGGTATGATCGCATTGTTGGCGGGCGGCAATAGCCGCGGTGCAATCGAGATGGGTGTGCGTCCCGATGCCGGGCCTGGGTACGAGCCACGTAAACAACGCGGGTTGGATGCCAACGGCATCTGGGCGGCGGCTCAAACCGGTAAGGTACGGGCCATTTGGTTGGCCGGTGTCGATCCGGCGGCTAAACTCCCTGCCGCGCGTGCTGCCCTCGAGGCTGCCGAGTTTGTAGTTGTTCAAGACCTCTTCCTCACTGCTAGTGCTGAACTGGCCGATGTTGTGTTGCCGGCAGCCAGCGTTGCCGAACGCGAAGGCTCTTACACTAATGCCGAACGGCGGGTGCAGCGTTCGCGGCAAGCCTGTTCGCCGGTTGGTGAGGCTCGTCCCGATTGGCAAATTGTGGCCGCAGTTGCCAATGCGCTCGCCATGGTCCCGATTGGAAGCGGGCGTAACGGCGCCATCCCTGTGAAAGGAGAAGCTTGGGAGTATGTGGTTGCATCTGATGTGGCCGATGAGATCGCCGCTCAGGTACGAGGCTATGCCGGTATCACCTACGCTGCATTGGCCGCTACCGGTACCGGTGGCGGTTGGGGACGTCAGTTTGATGACGCCATCTATTACGACGGGACGAGTTATGCCAACAGTGAAGGTGTTGGCCTGGTATTGCCGTCCTTGGCGGCGATGATCTCCTCGCGGCTGACCTTCACCGGCGCGACCACACCATTTACCGATGAACGTCCGCTCTTGTTACTCGAACAGGTGTTGGCTTACGATGGCGACCGCCATCTACGTGGCTCGAAGCTGCAAGGGTTGATCCCACCCGGCTACGTTGCTATCAGCACCGAGGATGCGGCGAAGCTGAATATTCATAGTGGTGATCGGGTGCGTCTCACTTCAGCCGCCGGCGAATTGGTGATTGCAGCACGGGTGTTGGCCGATTTGCCGGCAGGAATTGTCTTGTTGCCGGCAGGCTTGGCCGATGTCGCGGCGGCGACCATCGAAACCGGGCCACGGACACGGGTAAGTCTGGCTAAGGTGGTGATGGGGTAG
- a CDS encoding NADH-quinone oxidoreductase subunit A, protein MLESYIPVLILFLIAVFIAAFVITLSALLGPRRSTPRKLAPYESGMNPIGQAIRRIPVKFYVVAMLFIVFDIEVVFFYPFALVFRQLGPAGLVVMGVFFLVLIVGFVYEWKKGALRWE, encoded by the coding sequence ATGCTTGAATCATACATTCCGGTTCTGATCTTGTTTCTCATCGCCGTCTTCATTGCCGCCTTTGTGATCACACTCTCTGCACTGCTTGGTCCGCGTCGCAGTACGCCGCGCAAGCTGGCACCCTATGAGTCAGGAATGAACCCCATCGGGCAGGCAATCCGACGTATTCCGGTTAAATTCTATGTCGTGGCGATGCTCTTTATCGTCTTCGACATCGAAGTTGTCTTCTTTTACCCCTTCGCACTGGTGTTTCGCCAGCTCGGTCCGGCCGGTTTGGTTGTGATGGGTGTCTTTTTTCTCGTACTGATCGTCGGCTTCGTTTATGAATGGAAGAAAGGGGCCTTGCGATGGGAATAG
- the nuoD gene encoding NADH dehydrogenase (quinone) subunit D, producing the protein MTEPITVPTPRQIIEPAVAGRTETMVLNMGPHHPSTHGVLRLVLELDGEVVVNVAPDVGYLHTGIEKTMESKTYQKAVVLTDRMDYLAPLSNNLCYALAVEKLLGIEIPERAQIARVLLTELQRIASHLVWLGTHALDLAAMSVFLYAFREREQILDIFELVSGARMMTSYFRIGGLAYDLPADFIPTVEQFLAIMPSRIDEYEDLLTANPLWLERTVGVGVIDAQSAIALGLTGANLRATGVAYDVRKAMPYSGYETYSFEIPVGKNGDIYDRYRVRVAEMRQSVKIVQQATERLRELGPGPVITPDRKVAPPPKREITESMESLIHHFKLWTEGFKPPRGDAYVSIESPRGILGCYVVSDGSPKPWRVHFRAPSFINLQSLAHMAKGRLVADLVALIASLDPVLGEVDR; encoded by the coding sequence ATGACTGAACCGATCACGGTGCCGACGCCACGGCAGATTATCGAGCCGGCAGTGGCCGGTCGCACCGAGACGATGGTGCTGAATATGGGGCCGCATCATCCGAGTACCCACGGTGTGTTGCGGCTTGTGTTGGAACTTGATGGCGAAGTGGTGGTGAATGTCGCTCCCGATGTCGGCTATCTCCATACCGGCATCGAGAAGACGATGGAGAGCAAGACGTACCAGAAGGCGGTGGTTCTGACCGACCGCATGGATTATCTGGCTCCGCTCTCGAATAATCTCTGTTATGCACTGGCCGTTGAGAAGTTGCTCGGTATTGAGATACCTGAACGTGCCCAGATTGCCCGTGTCCTGCTCACCGAGTTGCAGCGGATCGCTTCGCATTTGGTCTGGCTCGGTACGCACGCCCTCGATCTCGCGGCAATGAGTGTCTTCCTGTACGCCTTCCGTGAGCGTGAGCAGATCCTCGATATTTTCGAGTTGGTCTCCGGCGCGCGTATGATGACCAGCTATTTTCGGATCGGTGGGCTGGCTTACGATCTACCCGCCGATTTTATTCCTACCGTCGAGCAGTTCCTCGCCATTATGCCGTCGCGTATTGATGAATACGAGGATTTACTGACGGCCAACCCGCTCTGGCTCGAACGGACGGTTGGGGTCGGTGTCATTGATGCCCAATCGGCAATTGCACTTGGGCTGACCGGCGCTAATCTGCGCGCGACCGGTGTTGCTTACGATGTGCGTAAGGCAATGCCCTACAGTGGCTACGAGACGTATTCGTTTGAGATTCCGGTAGGCAAGAACGGCGATATATACGACCGCTATCGCGTGCGGGTCGCTGAAATGCGCCAAAGTGTGAAGATTGTGCAGCAAGCAACTGAACGATTGCGCGAGTTGGGGCCTGGTCCCGTGATAACTCCTGATCGTAAAGTTGCTCCACCACCCAAGCGCGAGATTACCGAGAGTATGGAGTCGCTCATTCACCACTTTAAGCTTTGGACCGAGGGCTTTAAGCCTCCACGGGGCGATGCCTACGTAAGCATCGAATCGCCCCGTGGCATCCTCGGTTGCTATGTGGTGAGTGATGGTAGTCCCAAGCCATGGCGTGTCCATTTCCGCGCGCCGTCCTTCATCAATCTACAGAGTCTGGCTCATATGGCTAAGGGTCGGCTGGTTGCCGATTTGGTCGCATTGATCGCCAGCCTCGATCCCGTCCTCGGTGAAGTGGATCGCTGA